In a genomic window of Helianthus annuus cultivar XRQ/B chromosome 10, HanXRQr2.0-SUNRISE, whole genome shotgun sequence:
- the LOC118482739 gene encoding protein FAR1-RELATED SEQUENCE 5-like: MSSFWNDNYFGNRYSNDTWGANATNEEEEEVVSEVPVDKKPQLPDLNKTPTPPVDEPNYPAHQVYQDYGYEYESPYMQQSGYGAENAPVDVPYYLTQQSYPGYGVYGDEGGYGSYSGYGGEGGYGGEEMGKEYGYVIVTRRSKNIGGTTGMVWLVCDRSGEHRSKATVRKAGSKKIGCPFSLLAIRDVTNDTWELKVDCANHNHEPTTSLLGHAFVRRFTKAEYKLVEQLTAQNMEPRIIFQTLRKQFPDSLHVQKDVQNAVQKIRATIMDGKNPIQALESLLHDRRFIYDTRQDPKTDVVTEIFFVHPYSITMWRAFPHVMLIDATYKTNLYNMPFVQVVGMTSTGKSFCIAHAVICKERRGNYVWVLERIKSILHECMMPRVIVTDRELALINACSKVFPNATRLLCHFHIQQNIARQCKKGFDKEDWGKFMSYWRRLYESSSEPMYKYNLEKMCL; this comes from the exons atgtcatcattttggAACGATAATTATTTTGGTAATCGCTATTCTAACGACACATGGGGAGCAAATGCTACCAATGAGGAagaggaggaggttgtgtctgaAGTCCCTGTTGATAAAAAACCACAGTTGCCAGATTTGAACAAGACTCCCactccacctgttgatgaaccaaattacCCGGCACATCAAGTGTATCAAGATTACGGATACGAGTATGAATCTCCGTACATGCAGCAAAGTGGATACGGTGCTGAGAATGCACCTGTTGATGTACCATATTACCTGACGCAGCAATCGTATCCGGGTTACGGGGTATACGGGGATGAAGGTGGATACGGAAGTTACAGTGGATACGGCGGTGAaggtggatacgggggtgaag aaaTGGGAAAGGAGTATGGTTACGTAATTGTTACCCGCCGATCTAAAAATATTGGCGGTACTACTGGGATGGTATGGCTTGTGTGCGACCGTAGTGGTGAGCACCGTAGTAAAGCAACAGTTAGGAAAGCTGGTAGCAAAAAAATCGGTTGCCCATTTTCATTACTCGCCATACGGGACGTGACGAATGACACGTGGGAGTTAAAAGTGGACTGTGCGAACCATAACCACGAACCTACGACGAGTCTGTTGGGCCACGCTTTTGTGCGAAGATTTACTAAAGCCGAATACAAGCTAGTGGAGCAGCTAactgctcaaaacatggagccacgTATCATATTTCAAACCCTAAGAAAGCAGTTCCCCGACAGCCTGCACGTTCAGAAAGACGTGCAAAATGCGGTACAAAAAATTAGAGCGACAATAATGGACGGAAAGAATCCTATTCAGGCACTGGAAAGCCTGCTGCATGACCGCCGATTCATTTACGACACCCGACAGGATCCCAAAACAGATGTCGTAACAGAGATTTTCTTTGTTCATCCTTATTCAATCActatgtggcgtgcattcccgcaCGTGATGTTGATCGACGCGACCTACAAAACAAACCTCTACAACATGCCATTTGTCCAGGTTGTGGGTATGACGTCGACTGGGAAGTCTTTTTGTATCGCACATGCCGTTATTTGTAAAGAACGAAGGGGTAACTACGTGTGGGTGCTTGAGCGGATCAAGTCAATATTGCATGAATGTATGATGCCGCGTGTGATAGTCACGGATAGGGAGCTTGCCCTAATTAACGCGTGTTCTAAAGTATTCCCGAACGCAACCAGGCTTCTATGCCACTTTCACATCCAACAAAATATAGCTAGACAGTGCAAGAAAGGGTTCGATAAAGAAGATTGGGGGAAATTTATGTCGTACTGGCGGAGATTGTACGAATCTTCATCAGAGCCCATGTACAAGTACAACTTGGAGAAAAT GTGTCTATGA
- the LOC110886281 gene encoding uncharacterized protein LOC110886281, giving the protein MANYRSESYNYTDRDMQLDTYNYPKITDFRSYSVNYASSYKPHQPNMDIVVANDFKLKKVKSTNGSASKSWRFSDPEFQRKKRVAGYKAYAVEGKLKGSFRKSFRWIKDKYLHVVYG; this is encoded by the coding sequence ATGGCGAACTACCGATCAGAATCATACAATTACACCGATAGAGACATGCAGTTAGATACATACAATTACCCCAAAATCACCGATTTCAGATCTTACAGTGTTAACTATGCTTCTTCCTACAAACCCCACCAACCCAATATGGATATTGTTGTCGCCAATGATTTCAAATTGAAGAAAGTGAAGTCCACAAATGGATCTGCTTCGAAATCGTGGAGGTTTAGTGATCCTGAGTTTCAGAGGAAGAAGAGGGTTGCTGGATATAAAGCGTACGCTGTTGAAGGAAAACTTAAAGGGTCGTTTAGAAAGAGCTTTAGATGGATCAAAGATAAGTATCTTCATGTTGTTTATGGATAA
- the LOC118482738 gene encoding zinc finger BED domain-containing protein RICESLEEPER 3-like, translating into MDAEMELEEINPEQPQKQKRPPADPLLNHPYLEFPPESDAALRCDKLRKMHVGAHFAVSWKTLRVGMEESSSATPDVDVTKETLNEPVDSVDEQNTEQENNEGGSKRSFVWDHFTFDKVSQKAKCCYCLKWMAAGSKTNGTSLLRYHLLRVCHKSPLYKKVDLKQSKLSFKPKSSGEGIGSLASHSFSQEKCKISLARMCIKDNQPFSIVNDEGFREFVWDLNPMFKFPSRWTIARVCLSVYQEEKKKLKQVLRGQTVSLTTDTWTSVQNFNYMCLSAHWVDEDWVLRKKILNFCQIANHKGETIGKLVYRCLQDWGIDRVFTVTVDNA; encoded by the exons ATGGATGCTGAAATGGAACTAGAAGAAATTAATCCGGAGCAGCCGCAAAAGCAGAAGCGTCCACCGGCGGATCCTCTCCTGAATCACCCGTATTTGGAGTTTCCTCCGGAGTCCGACGCTGCTCTCCGTTGCGACAAGCTTCGGAAGATGCACGTCGGTGCCCATTTTGCGGTTTCTTGGAAAACCCTCCGGGTAGGG ATGGAAGAATCGAGTAGCGCGACCCCTGATGTTGATGTAACTAAAGAAACATTGAACGAACCAGTTGATAGTGTTGATGAGCAAAACACAGAACAAGAGAACAATGAAGGTGGTAGTAAAAGATCATTCGTGTGGGATCATTTTACATTTGATAAAGTTTCTCAGAAAGCAAAATGTTGTTATTGTTTAAAATGGATGGCAGCCGGTTCTAAAACAAATGGTACGAGTCTCTTGCGGTATCATTTGTTGAGAGTATGCCACAAGTCACCACTTTATAAGAAGGTTGATTTAAAACAATCTAAATTGAGCTTTAAGCCTAAAAGTTCGGGGGAAGGCATTGGTAGCTTGGCTTCTCATTCTTTTAGCCAAGAAAAATGTAAAATCTCTCTTGCTCGTATGTGCATAAAAGATAATCAACCGTTTAGTATAGTTAATGATGAGGGATTTAGAGAATTCGTATGGGATTTAAATCCTATGTTTAAGTTTCCTTCTAGATGGACAATAGCTAGGGTTTGCTTGTCGGTGTAccaagaagagaaaaagaaactaAAACAAGTTTTAAGAGGTCAGACTGTATCTCTTACAACCGACACATGGACATCCGTTCAAAACTTTAATTACATGTGTCTTAGCGCACATTGGGTTGATGAAGATTGGGTTTTGAGGAAGAAAATTCTAAACTTTTGTCAAATAGCAAATCATAAGGGTGAGACAATAGGAAAACTTGTTTATCGTTGCTTACAAGATTGGGGCATTGATAGGGTTTTTACGGTAACCGTTGATAATGCTTAA